One Xenopus tropicalis strain Nigerian chromosome 8, UCB_Xtro_10.0, whole genome shotgun sequence genomic window carries:
- the fbxo33 gene encoding F-box only protein 33 has product MALCGDVGASSLPSELIVHIFSFLPASDRLRASATCSRWRDCLFYPALWPELRLGLRVSAAERPRLEFLMRKCGAFVRELRVEFAAENYTAGGSSTAEASEPDVTPPASSCCCTAYSEGDDGAQGGLGNETDAQHSSRWLDVLRTYLELVLCVLSSVRNNRNLQKLSLFGDISILQQNGTITNAYLNKVDPGGKKIGQIQQFFEEILRNSRQLKWLSCGFMLEIVTPTSLSSLSNPVANTIEHLSLIDNHTPANTTLVTAVELERFVNLRSLALDFCDFTAEMARVLANNNHVPLHRLSLLVHNTSLKNKTLDKMPEDEDWKALTRNSGNLRVYMMAFDVKSDDMLRILKPSIPLERIHFDSYITCVSGAVVDLISRQYDAFLTHFILMNDVNDMSGFPDLSDNRNEDPLVLLAWRCMRLSLLAVHGYTVWAHNLIAIARLRGPDLKMLEVTEESIDFDQSELADQDVDPVHNLIEQVSIGLARPWRAIMDIELLSVFTEPARHFYREMQNFSEGI; this is encoded by the exons ATGGCTCTCTGTGGGGATGTGGGAGCCTCATCCCTCCCCAGCGAGCTAATTGTCCATATCTTTTCGTTCCTGCCGGCTTCTGACCGGCTCCGGGCCTCCGCTACCTGTTCACGCTGGCGGGATTGTCTCTTCTACCCCGCTCTGTGGCCCGAACTCCGCCTGGGCCTCCGAGTGTCCGCCGCGGAGCGTCCTCGCCTTGAATTTCTCATGAGAAAATGCGGGGCATTCGTGCGGGAGCTGAGAGTGGAATTCGCCGCTGAAAATTACACGGCCGGCGGCTCTTCAACTGCTGAGGCGTCCGAGCCTGACGTGACTCCCCCGGCCTCCTCATGCTGCTGCACCGCATACTCTGAGGGGGATGACGGGGCCCAGGGAGGCCTAGGGAATGAGACGGATGCGCAGCATTCTTCCCGCTGGCTGGATGTACTGCGCACTTACCTGGAGCTGGTGCTGTGTGTGCTGAGTAGCGTCAGGAATAACAG GAACCTCCAGAAGTTAAGCCTTTTTGGTGACATCAGTATTTTGCAACAAAATGGCACCATAACAAATGCTTACCTAAATAAGGTGGACCCTGGTGGGAAGAAAATCGGGCA AATACAGCAGTTCTTTGAAGAAATATTGCGGAACAGCAGACAGTTAAAATGGTTGTCGTGTGGATTTATGCTTGAGATTGTTACTCCAACATCGTTGTCATCCTTATCTAACCCAGTTGCCAACACCATAGAACATTTAAGTTTAATAGACAATCACACTCCTGCTAATACCACACTGGTAACTGCTGTTGAGTTGGAGCGGTTTGTTAATCTTCGCTCACTTGCTCTGGACTTTTGTGATTTCACAGCAGAAATGGCAAGAGTGTTGGCTAACAACAACCATGTGCCTTTGCATAGACTGTCCCTTCTAGTTCATAACACTTCACTTAAAAACAAGACCCTGGATAAAATGCCAGAAGATGAAGATTGGAAAGCCCTAACCAGAAATAGTGGTAATCTTCGTGTCTACATGATGGCATTTGATGTCAAGAGTGATGATATGTTAAGGATTCTAAAACCCAGCATACCGCTAGAGAGGATTCATTTTGACAGCTACATAACATGTGTATCAGGAGCAGTTGTAGACCTCATCTCTAGACAGTATGACGCATTCCTAACTCACTTCATCTTAATGAATGATGTCAATGATATGTCTGGGTTCCCAGATCTCAGTGACAATAGGAATGAAGATCCTTTGGTCCTCCTGGCCTGGAGATGTATGAGACTCTCTCTTCTGGCTGTTCATG GATACACAGTTTGGGCACATAATCTAATAGCAATTGCTCGTCTTCGTGGACCCGATTTGAAAATGTTGGAAGTAACAGAAGAAAGCATAGACTTTGATCAAAGTGAGCTGGCAGATCAAGATGTGGATCCAGTACATAACCTTATAGAGCAGGTATCAATTGGACTTGCACGACCCTGGCGAGCAATCATGGACATAGAGTTGCTCAGTGTATTCACAGAGCCTGCtcgccatttttacagagagatgcaaaacttcagtgaaggcatttaa